One genomic region from Bacteroidales bacterium encodes:
- a CDS encoding co-chaperone GroES, which translates to MAKLSIRPLADRVLIEPAAADQTTSGGIIIPDTAKEKPHKGTVVAVGPGKKDEPMTVKVGDKVLYGKYAGTELTFDGKDYLIMRESDIVAII; encoded by the coding sequence ATGGCAAAATTAAGTATTAGACCATTGGCAGACAGAGTGTTAATTGAACCTGCTGCTGCAGATCAAACAACTTCCGGCGGAATTATTATTCCCGATACAGCAAAAGAAAAACCTCATAAAGGAACTGTAGTAGCAGTTGGTCCCGGGAAAAAAGACGAACCTATGACTGTTAAAGTAGGTGATAAAGTTTTGTACGGTAAATATGCCGGTACAGAGTTAACTTTTGACGGAAAAGATTATCTCATTATGAGAGAATCTGATATTGTAGCTATTATCTAA
- the groL gene encoding chaperonin GroEL (60 kDa chaperone family; promotes refolding of misfolded polypeptides especially under stressful conditions; forms two stacked rings of heptamers to form a barrel-shaped 14mer; ends can be capped by GroES; misfolded proteins enter the barrel where they are refolded when GroES binds) has protein sequence MAKEIIFNIEARDKLKKGVDALSNAVKVTLGPKGRNVVIEKSYGAPAITKDGVTVAREIELADKFENMGAQMVREVASKTNDIAGDGTTTATVLAQAIVNSGLRNVTSGANPMDLKRGIDKAVKVVIQSLEKQKQDIGNNNEKIKQVATVSANNDPEIGELIAVAMGKVKKEGVITIEEAKGIETYVDIVEGMQFDRGYISAYFVTDSEKMETVFDQPFILIYDKKVSTMKDLLPILEKVVQTGRPLLIIAEDVESEALATLVVNKMRGVLKIAAVKAPGFGDRRKEMLEDIAILTGGMVISEEKGYKLEDTDLSYLGQAEKITINKDNTIIVSGKGAKENIEARVNQIKVQIENTTSDYDKEKLQERLAKLAGGVAVIYVGAASEVELKEKKDRFEDALNATRAANEEGIIPGGGVAFIRAIESLKGLKGDNQDETIGIEIICRALEEPLRQIVENAGYEGSVVVQRVKEGKKDFGFNARTEVYENLFKSGVVDPMKVTRVALENAASIAGMILTTECAITEIKEKEAPMMPPGGMGGGMPGMM, from the coding sequence ATGGCAAAAGAAATAATTTTTAACATTGAAGCGCGTGATAAATTAAAAAAAGGTGTCGATGCACTATCAAACGCTGTAAAAGTTACATTAGGCCCTAAAGGCCGTAATGTTGTTATTGAGAAATCTTATGGTGCTCCTGCAATCACAAAAGACGGAGTTACCGTTGCTAGAGAAATAGAATTAGCGGATAAGTTTGAAAACATGGGCGCACAGATGGTAAGGGAAGTTGCTTCTAAAACCAATGATATTGCCGGTGACGGTACAACAACTGCTACTGTTTTAGCTCAAGCTATTGTAAATTCAGGTTTAAGAAACGTTACTTCTGGCGCTAATCCTATGGATTTAAAACGCGGAATCGATAAAGCCGTTAAAGTTGTTATTCAAAGTCTTGAAAAACAGAAACAAGATATCGGAAACAATAATGAAAAAATCAAACAGGTTGCTACAGTATCAGCCAATAATGATCCTGAAATAGGAGAACTTATTGCAGTAGCAATGGGAAAAGTAAAAAAAGAAGGAGTAATTACAATCGAAGAAGCTAAAGGTATTGAAACTTATGTTGACATAGTTGAAGGTATGCAATTCGATAGAGGTTATATTTCGGCTTATTTTGTTACAGACAGTGAAAAAATGGAAACTGTTTTCGATCAGCCTTTTATTTTAATATACGACAAGAAGGTTTCTACTATGAAAGATCTTCTTCCTATCCTTGAAAAAGTAGTTCAAACCGGTCGTCCGCTATTAATTATTGCCGAAGACGTTGAGAGCGAAGCATTGGCAACATTAGTTGTAAATAAAATGCGCGGTGTTCTTAAAATTGCTGCGGTAAAAGCTCCCGGTTTCGGTGATAGAAGAAAAGAAATGCTTGAAGATATAGCTATCTTAACAGGCGGTATGGTTATTTCCGAAGAAAAAGGTTATAAACTTGAAGATACAGATCTATCTTATTTAGGACAAGCTGAAAAAATTACGATCAATAAAGATAACACTATAATAGTAAGCGGTAAAGGTGCTAAAGAAAATATTGAAGCAAGAGTAAACCAAATTAAGGTTCAAATTGAAAATACCACTTCCGATTATGACAAAGAAAAATTACAGGAAAGATTGGCAAAACTTGCAGGCGGAGTAGCAGTTATTTATGTTGGAGCTGCCAGCGAAGTTGAGCTAAAAGAAAAGAAAGATCGTTTTGAAGATGCTTTAAACGCAACAAGAGCAGCCAATGAAGAAGGTATTATCCCTGGCGGCGGTGTCGCTTTTATTAGAGCTATTGAATCTTTAAAAGGATTAAAAGGTGATAATCAAGATGAAACAATCGGCATTGAAATTATCTGCAGGGCTTTGGAAGAACCATTGCGTCAAATAGTTGAAAATGCGGGCTACGAAGGCTCGGTTGTCGTTCAAAGAGTAAAAGAAGGTAAAAAAGATTTCGGTTTCAATGCAAGAACCGAAGTTTATGAAAACCTTTTCAAAAGCGGTGTTGTAGATCCTATGAAAGTTACGCGCGTTGCTCTTGAAAATGCTGCTTCAATCGCAGGTATGATACTTACAACAGAATGTGCTATTACTGAAATAAAAGAAAAAGAAGCTCCTATGATGCCTCCGGGCGGAATGGGCGGCGGAATGCCAGGAATGATGTAA
- a CDS encoding pseudouridine synthase: protein NRKNNSSSENKDYNDSKRPYNNNDRDSSIKRNNSERPYSDNRRNNSEKPYSNRKNNSSSENKDYNDSKRPYNSNRKDSDKKENNDRKNNYDRNDDKYRQDRGNGKYSRSAKGKKSSSSTQDDKYIRLNKYIADSGLCSRRQADVLIESGSVKVNDVVVDKVGTKILKTDKVQVGGETLRHERLKYLLLNKPKGYVTTMSDPEKRNTVLQLVHSACKERIYPVGRLDRNTTGLLLFTNDGDLANKLMHPRSNVEKVYHVELDKPLTKNDMLTIADGIELDDGFIVVDNIAYSSSDNKKEIGVQIHSGKNRVVRRIFEKLGYEVLKLDRTLYAGLNKKDLPRGKWRFLTDKEVSFLKMI, encoded by the coding sequence AAAGACCGTATTCCGATAATCGTAGAAATAATTCCGAAAAACCTTATTCCAACCGAAAAAATAATTCTTCTTCGGAGAATAAAGATTATAATGATTCTAAGAGACCTTATAATAGTAACAGAAAAGATTCTGATAAAAAAGAAAATAATGACAGAAAAAACAATTATGATAGGAATGACGATAAATACAGACAAGACAGGGGAAACGGCAAATATAGTCGTTCCGCAAAAGGAAAAAAATCATCTTCCTCAACTCAAGATGATAAATATATTCGCCTAAATAAATATATTGCAGATTCCGGTTTATGTTCACGTAGACAAGCTGATGTGTTAATAGAATCCGGTAGCGTAAAAGTTAATGATGTTGTTGTTGATAAGGTAGGTACAAAAATATTGAAAACAGATAAAGTGCAAGTTGGCGGTGAAACCCTTCGTCATGAAAGATTGAAATATCTTCTTCTCAATAAACCAAAAGGTTACGTAACTACAATGTCTGATCCTGAAAAAAGAAATACAGTACTACAATTAGTTCACAGCGCTTGCAAAGAGAGAATATATCCTGTGGGGAGATTAGATAGAAATACTACCGGTTTATTACTTTTTACAAACGACGGTGATCTTGCTAATAAATTGATGCATCCTCGTTCAAACGTTGAAAAAGTTTATCATGTCGAATTAGATAAACCATTAACCAAGAATGATATGCTAACAATAGCAGACGGTATTGAACTTGATGACGGCTTTATTGTTGTTGACAACATTGCATACAGCAGCTCGGATAATAAAAAAGAAATTGGTGTTCAAATTCATTCCGGGAAAAATAGAGTAGTTAGAAGAATTTTTGAAAAACTTGGTTATGAGGTATTAAAATTAGATAGAACCTTATATGCGGGACTTAATAAAAAAGATCTTCCCAGAGGCAAGTGGAGATTCTTAACAGATAAAGAAGTATCATTTTTAAAGATGATATAA